One genomic window of Actinoplanes lobatus includes the following:
- a CDS encoding ABC transporter ATP-binding protein, which translates to MTRLRAQGLTLGYDDRAVVSGLDVDILDGKVTAIVGANACGKSTLLRGLARLLKPRAGAVHLDGTPMSAMSTVEVAKVLGLLPQSPVAPDGVTVADLVSRGRYPHQGWFRRWTGDDHDAVARALDATGTADLADRPLHQLSGGQRQRVWVAMALAQDTDLLLLDEPTTFLDINHQVELLRLLGTLNRESGKTIVAVLHDLNLASRFCDHIIAMADGRIVAEGTPAEVITAELVGKVFGLACVIVNDPVAGTPIVVPA; encoded by the coding sequence ATGACACGGCTGCGCGCACAGGGCCTCACCCTCGGCTACGACGACCGGGCCGTGGTGAGCGGCCTCGACGTCGACATCCTGGACGGGAAGGTGACCGCCATCGTCGGCGCCAACGCCTGCGGCAAGTCCACCCTGCTGCGCGGCCTGGCCCGGCTGCTCAAACCCCGGGCCGGCGCGGTCCACCTGGACGGCACGCCGATGTCCGCGATGAGCACGGTCGAGGTCGCCAAGGTGCTCGGGCTGCTGCCGCAGTCGCCGGTGGCGCCGGACGGCGTCACCGTCGCCGACCTGGTGTCCCGCGGCCGCTACCCGCATCAGGGCTGGTTCCGCCGGTGGACCGGCGACGACCACGACGCGGTGGCCCGCGCCCTCGACGCGACCGGCACCGCCGATCTGGCGGACCGGCCCCTGCACCAGCTCTCCGGCGGGCAGCGGCAGCGGGTCTGGGTGGCGATGGCGCTGGCCCAGGACACCGATCTGCTGCTGCTCGACGAGCCGACGACGTTCCTGGACATCAACCATCAGGTCGAGCTGCTGCGCCTGCTGGGCACCCTGAACCGGGAGTCCGGAAAGACCATCGTCGCGGTCCTGCACGACCTCAACCTGGCCAGCCGCTTCTGTGACCACATCATCGCGATGGCCGACGGCCGGATCGTCGCCGAGGGCACCCCGGCCGAGGTGATCACCGCCGAGCTGGTCGGGAAGGTGTTCGGCCTCGCCTGCGTCATCGTCAACGACCCGGTCGCCGGAACCCCGATCGTGGTGCCCGCCTGA
- a CDS encoding SIMPL domain-containing protein, translating into MLISRVAASVAALTTLVALNAGPAVAASPRESVTVTGSGAVYVEPDLLIADFASEAAGATVDEALAGATASATRMRDTLVRGGTAAADLQTSYAEVSARRDDKGEVNGYTATQGLNVKIRNLPDAGKLLAETVAAGGDAARLNGVSLVIENDKAQQAEARRKAFDDARAKAVLYAGEADRKLGRVIRVSDVIPTEGEPGLSNQKAYSDAALPIEPGRKQVTASVIVEWVMLP; encoded by the coding sequence ATGCTGATATCTCGTGTCGCGGCCTCGGTGGCCGCACTCACCACCCTCGTCGCGCTCAACGCGGGGCCGGCCGTCGCCGCATCGCCCCGGGAGAGTGTCACGGTCACCGGGAGCGGCGCGGTGTACGTCGAACCCGACCTCCTCATCGCCGACTTCGCCTCCGAGGCCGCCGGGGCCACCGTCGACGAGGCGCTGGCAGGCGCCACCGCGTCGGCCACCCGCATGCGGGACACGCTGGTGCGTGGCGGCACGGCCGCGGCCGACCTGCAGACCTCCTACGCCGAAGTCAGCGCGCGCCGCGACGACAAGGGCGAGGTCAACGGCTACACGGCGACGCAGGGGCTCAACGTGAAGATCCGGAACCTGCCGGACGCCGGGAAGCTGCTCGCCGAGACCGTCGCGGCCGGCGGGGACGCGGCGCGGCTCAACGGCGTGTCGTTGGTGATCGAGAACGACAAGGCGCAGCAGGCCGAGGCGCGCCGGAAGGCGTTCGACGACGCCCGGGCCAAGGCCGTGCTGTACGCCGGGGAGGCCGACCGGAAGCTGGGGCGGGTCATCAGGGTGAGCGACGTGATCCCCACCGAAGGGGAGCCCGGCCTATCGAACCAGAAGGCCTACTCGGACGCCGCGCTGCCGATCGAGCCGGGCCGCAAGCAGGTGACCGCGTCCGTCATCGTGGAATGGGTCATGCTGCCCTGA
- a CDS encoding glycoside hydrolase family 26 protein, protein MTAVFAGGTAVVAPTAAVAAPASKCVTDANLVPSCGVLWGGAAGGFTSKPRDLEHRNWEKMSGRTATIFHTYHKGDEEFPTKAEIAMTQDPANPRVLLLNWKIAYGSSWAKVAKGEQDDRIDAFAKRIKAYDKDVFLVLNHEPENDVKPKKGSGWEAKDFKAMYRHTIQRLEAQGADNVVNVMAYMGNEKWMAQSWWKDLYPGDDVVDWIGLDSYVSVEKGYYHYGTFGDLLDRKPKNGGPGFYEWATTKHQGKPIMIAEWGGYHRIGKKTDKSAVYNSVLPQLKKRPAIKAIVHFDTKADDQGNRDISINSTPASLAAFKKLAANPIFNVKLS, encoded by the coding sequence TTGACCGCCGTATTCGCGGGTGGCACCGCTGTCGTGGCGCCGACTGCCGCTGTTGCGGCGCCGGCCAGCAAGTGTGTTACCGACGCCAACCTTGTCCCGTCCTGTGGCGTGTTGTGGGGTGGTGCGGCTGGTGGGTTCACCAGTAAGCCCCGCGACCTGGAGCACAGGAACTGGGAGAAGATGTCCGGGCGGACCGCGACGATCTTCCACACCTACCACAAGGGTGACGAGGAGTTCCCGACCAAGGCTGAGATCGCGATGACGCAGGACCCGGCGAACCCGCGGGTGCTGCTGCTGAACTGGAAGATCGCCTACGGCTCGTCGTGGGCGAAGGTGGCCAAGGGTGAGCAGGACGACCGGATCGACGCGTTCGCCAAGCGGATCAAGGCGTACGACAAGGACGTGTTCCTGGTGCTGAACCATGAGCCGGAGAACGACGTGAAGCCGAAGAAGGGTTCCGGCTGGGAGGCCAAGGACTTCAAGGCGATGTACCGGCACACCATCCAGCGGTTGGAGGCGCAGGGCGCCGACAACGTGGTGAACGTGATGGCCTACATGGGTAACGAGAAGTGGATGGCCCAGTCGTGGTGGAAGGACCTCTACCCCGGCGACGACGTCGTCGACTGGATCGGCCTGGACTCCTACGTGTCCGTGGAGAAGGGCTACTACCACTACGGCACGTTCGGTGACCTGCTGGACCGTAAGCCGAAGAACGGCGGCCCGGGTTTCTACGAGTGGGCGACGACCAAGCACCAGGGCAAGCCGATCATGATCGCCGAGTGGGGCGGGTACCACCGGATCGGCAAGAAGACCGACAAGTCGGCGGTGTACAACAGTGTGCTGCCGCAGCTGAAGAAGCGTCCCGCGATCAAGGCGATCGTGCACTTCGACACGAAGGCCGATGACCAGGGCAACCGGGACATCAGCATCAACAGCACCCCGGCCAGCCTCGCCGCGTTCAAGAAGCTCGCCGCCAACCCGATCTTCAACGTCAAGCTGAGCTGA
- a CDS encoding ABC transporter permease, translating into MTLSAPARWALRAVMALGLTFIYVPLLLVLINSFNGDRTFAWPPHDLTTRWWSAAWANDGARQALLTSVQAGLGATAIALVLGTMIAFAVQRFRFFGRDTISLLVVLPIALPGIVTGIALDSAWRSVMGDLGISKGMFSIIVGHATFCVVTVYNNVLARLRRTGTNLEEASADLGASGFQTFRYVTFPLIRSALLAGGLLAFALSFDEIIVTTFTAGPGVTTLPIWIFNNLFRPNQAPVVNVVAAVLIVLSVIPVWLAQRIAGPQAGAGRT; encoded by the coding sequence GTGACGCTGTCTGCCCCCGCCCGCTGGGCGCTGCGTGCCGTGATGGCGCTCGGGCTCACCTTCATCTACGTGCCGCTGCTGCTGGTGCTGATCAACTCGTTCAACGGCGACCGCACCTTCGCCTGGCCGCCGCACGACCTCACCACCCGCTGGTGGTCGGCCGCCTGGGCCAACGACGGCGCCCGGCAGGCGCTGCTCACCTCGGTGCAGGCCGGGCTCGGCGCCACCGCGATCGCCCTGGTGCTGGGCACGATGATCGCCTTCGCGGTGCAGCGGTTCCGGTTCTTCGGCCGGGACACGATCTCGCTGCTCGTGGTGCTGCCGATCGCGCTGCCCGGCATCGTCACCGGCATCGCCCTGGACAGCGCCTGGCGGTCGGTGATGGGTGACCTCGGCATCAGCAAGGGGATGTTCTCGATCATCGTCGGCCACGCCACGTTCTGCGTGGTGACGGTCTACAACAACGTGCTGGCCCGGCTGCGCCGGACCGGCACCAACCTGGAGGAGGCGTCGGCCGACCTGGGCGCCTCCGGCTTCCAGACCTTCCGGTACGTCACCTTCCCGCTGATCCGGTCCGCCCTGCTGGCCGGTGGGTTGCTCGCCTTCGCGCTGTCCTTCGACGAGATCATCGTGACCACCTTTACGGCCGGTCCCGGGGTGACCACCCTGCCCATCTGGATCTTCAACAACCTGTTCCGGCCCAACCAGGCCCCGGTCGTCAACGTGGTCGCCGCGGTTCTGATCGTCCTCTCGGTGATCCCGGTGTGGCTGGCCCAGCGCATCGCCGGACCCCAGGCGGGCGCCGGCCGCACCTGA
- a CDS encoding ABC transporter permease: protein MARLGSYLHRHPRLRLAGLLSAPLLWLVVAYLGALAVLLVSAFWTVNGFTGEVVRQFSLGNFRTILTEEVYRNVALRSLGVAAAVTVICVVVAVPMAFFMAKVAAARSRHWLVIAILTPLWASYLVKAYAWRILLANNGPMDTLFGGPGYGLPATILVLAYMWLPYMILPVYAGLERLPDSLLEASADLGARAGRTFRSVILPILIPSVFAGSIFTFSLSLGDYITVQIVGGKTQLIGNLVYANIGAANNLPFAAAIATVPVLIMVIYLLAVRRSGALEEL from the coding sequence GTGGCACGTCTCGGTTCCTACCTGCACCGGCACCCGCGCCTGCGCCTGGCCGGCCTGCTCTCGGCGCCCCTGCTCTGGCTGGTCGTCGCCTATCTCGGCGCGCTCGCGGTGCTGCTGGTGTCGGCGTTCTGGACCGTGAACGGCTTCACCGGCGAGGTGGTCCGGCAGTTCTCCCTGGGGAACTTCCGGACCATCCTCACCGAGGAGGTGTACCGGAATGTCGCCCTGCGCAGTCTCGGCGTGGCCGCGGCGGTCACCGTCATCTGCGTCGTCGTCGCCGTACCGATGGCGTTCTTCATGGCCAAGGTGGCGGCGGCGAGATCCCGGCACTGGCTGGTCATCGCCATCCTCACTCCACTGTGGGCCAGCTACCTGGTCAAGGCCTACGCCTGGCGGATCCTGCTGGCCAACAACGGCCCCATGGACACCCTCTTCGGCGGACCCGGGTACGGGCTGCCCGCCACCATCCTGGTCCTCGCCTACATGTGGCTGCCCTACATGATCCTGCCGGTCTACGCGGGGCTGGAGCGGCTGCCGGACTCGCTGCTGGAAGCCTCCGCCGACCTGGGGGCGCGCGCCGGGCGTACCTTCCGGTCGGTGATCCTGCCGATTTTGATCCCGTCGGTCTTCGCCGGATCGATCTTCACGTTCTCGCTGTCGCTCGGCGACTACATCACCGTGCAGATCGTCGGCGGCAAGACCCAGCTCATCGGCAACCTGGTCTACGCCAACATCGGCGCCGCCAACAACCTCCCGTTCGCCGCCGCGATCGCTACCGTCCCGGTGCTGATCATGGTGATCTACCTGCTCGCGGTCCGCCGCTCCGGCGCCCTGGAGGAGCTGTGA
- a CDS encoding ABC transporter substrate-binding protein → MRSGRILLAALAAGVLTLAGCGGDGGGDSAGGGPGGLTVPKIDKLAALGAGEGEVNVVSWAGYVEDGSTDKSVDWVTGFEKETGCQVNNKIAGTSDEMVALMKTGEYDVVSASGDASLRLIYGGDVAPVNTDLLSNYKDVFEGLKNKAWNSVDGVPYGAPHGRGANLLMYRTDTVTPAPTSWSAVFDPASPHKGKITAYDSPIYIADAALYLMKTKPELNIKNPYALDDTQFQAAVDLLKQQNELIGEYWSDYTKEVQAFKAGNSVLGTTWQVITNLTKADGAPVEAILPTEGATGWSDTWMVSAKAKHPNCAYLWMNHIISPKANAGVAEWFGEAPSNKLSCAETKDPNHCATFHAEDEAYFEQVWYWTTPLAQCIDGRKDVTCKDYSAWTQAWTTIKG, encoded by the coding sequence ATGCGTAGCGGAAGAATATTGTTGGCGGCACTGGCCGCGGGCGTGCTCACGCTCGCCGGCTGCGGCGGTGACGGTGGCGGCGACTCGGCCGGCGGCGGACCCGGCGGCCTCACCGTCCCGAAGATCGACAAGTTGGCGGCGCTCGGCGCCGGCGAGGGCGAGGTCAACGTCGTCTCGTGGGCCGGGTACGTCGAGGACGGCTCCACCGACAAGAGCGTCGACTGGGTCACCGGGTTCGAGAAGGAGACCGGCTGCCAGGTCAACAACAAGATCGCCGGGACGTCCGACGAGATGGTCGCCCTCATGAAGACCGGCGAGTACGACGTCGTGTCCGCCTCCGGTGACGCGTCCCTGCGGCTCATCTACGGCGGTGACGTCGCCCCGGTCAACACCGATCTGCTCAGCAACTACAAGGACGTCTTCGAGGGCCTGAAGAACAAGGCCTGGAACTCGGTCGACGGCGTGCCCTACGGCGCCCCGCACGGCCGTGGCGCCAACCTGCTGATGTACCGCACCGACACGGTCACCCCGGCGCCCACCTCGTGGAGTGCCGTCTTCGACCCGGCGTCACCGCACAAGGGCAAGATCACCGCGTACGACTCGCCGATCTACATCGCCGACGCCGCGCTCTACCTCATGAAGACCAAGCCGGAACTGAACATCAAGAACCCGTACGCCCTCGACGACACCCAGTTCCAGGCGGCCGTCGACCTGCTCAAGCAGCAGAACGAGCTGATCGGCGAGTACTGGTCCGACTACACCAAGGAGGTGCAGGCCTTCAAGGCCGGCAACTCGGTGCTCGGCACCACCTGGCAGGTCATCACCAACCTGACCAAGGCCGACGGCGCGCCCGTCGAGGCGATCCTGCCGACCGAGGGCGCCACCGGCTGGTCCGACACGTGGATGGTGTCCGCCAAGGCCAAGCACCCCAACTGCGCGTACCTGTGGATGAACCACATCATCTCGCCCAAGGCCAACGCCGGGGTCGCCGAGTGGTTCGGTGAGGCGCCGTCCAACAAGCTGTCCTGCGCCGAGACCAAGGACCCGAACCACTGCGCCACCTTCCACGCCGAGGACGAGGCCTACTTCGAGCAGGTCTGGTACTGGACCACCCCGCTCGCCCAGTGCATCGACGGGCGCAAGGACGTGACCTGCAAGGACTACTCGGCCTGGACCCAGGCCTGGACGACGATCAAGGGATAA
- a CDS encoding ABC transporter ATP-binding protein → MTDISTPAIRLTGLRKSFGAVDAVAGVDLAIADGEFFSMLGPSGSGKTTVLRMIAGFELPTAGTVELAGRDVTRLAPFERDVNTVFQDYALFPHMTVLENVEYGLKVRRVAKRERRERAEQALASVRLEGFGGRRPAAMSGGQRQRVALARALVNRPRVLLLDEPLGALDLKLREQMQVELKVIQREVGITFVFVTHDQDEALTMSDRVAVFDAGRIAQVGTSEEVYERPRSSFVAGFVGTSNVFTGDVSRTLFARDGVFSVRPEKIEISADTGAPGTVAEVVYAGAVTRYVVDLDAGSRAVVVAQNRHDGAPLAARGQRVHLTWHDEHIVEIPPVAKETAHA, encoded by the coding sequence GTGACCGACATCTCAACCCCGGCCATCCGGCTGACCGGGCTCCGTAAGTCGTTCGGCGCGGTCGATGCCGTGGCCGGCGTCGACCTCGCGATCGCCGACGGCGAGTTCTTCTCCATGCTCGGCCCGTCCGGCTCCGGCAAGACCACCGTGCTGCGGATGATCGCCGGGTTCGAGCTGCCCACCGCCGGGACCGTCGAACTGGCCGGGCGGGACGTGACCCGGCTCGCGCCCTTCGAACGCGACGTCAACACGGTCTTCCAGGACTACGCCCTGTTTCCGCACATGACGGTCCTGGAGAACGTGGAGTACGGGCTCAAGGTCCGCCGGGTCGCCAAGCGGGAGCGCCGCGAGCGCGCCGAACAGGCCCTCGCCTCGGTCCGGCTGGAGGGCTTCGGCGGCCGTCGCCCGGCCGCCATGTCCGGCGGTCAGCGGCAGCGCGTCGCCCTGGCCCGGGCCCTGGTCAACCGGCCCAGGGTGCTGCTGCTCGACGAGCCGCTCGGCGCGCTCGACCTGAAGCTGCGCGAGCAGATGCAGGTGGAGCTCAAGGTCATCCAGCGCGAGGTCGGCATCACCTTCGTCTTCGTCACCCACGACCAGGACGAGGCGCTCACCATGAGCGACCGGGTCGCGGTCTTCGACGCCGGGCGCATCGCCCAGGTCGGCACCTCCGAGGAGGTGTACGAACGGCCGCGCAGCTCCTTCGTCGCCGGTTTCGTCGGCACCTCCAATGTGTTCACCGGTGACGTGTCCCGGACGCTGTTCGCCCGCGACGGCGTGTTCTCGGTGCGCCCCGAGAAGATCGAGATCTCCGCGGACACCGGCGCGCCCGGCACGGTCGCCGAGGTCGTCTACGCCGGCGCCGTCACCCGGTACGTCGTCGACCTCGACGCGGGCAGCCGCGCCGTCGTCGTCGCCCAGAACCGCCACGACGGCGCGCCCCTGGCCGCCCGCGGCCAGCGGGTGCACCTGACCTGGCACGACGAGCACATCGTCGAGATCCCCCCTGTTGCGAAGGAGACCGCGCATGCGTAG
- a CDS encoding FadR/GntR family transcriptional regulator, with translation MGTSRASARSVVFAPLDPHSRAETVVRRLTDAITFGLLTDAEQLPSETDLAAQFGVSRVTVREALVALRQQDLVETRRGRGGGSFVRAPAAAADRSLRSRLSELSLPNLRDTADHYAAVAGAAARLAAQRADADDILRIEEVDADVAGPLHRMERAYHLEVAAVAQSARLAREEIRFAGELGTLLWSPILQTADSAYDPHAEHRAITAAVAAGDGDLARRLTEEHIETAVERLVTLHLTLVEP, from the coding sequence ATGGGGACGTCCCGAGCCAGCGCGCGATCCGTGGTGTTCGCGCCACTCGACCCGCACAGCCGAGCCGAGACGGTCGTCCGGCGGCTCACCGACGCCATCACGTTCGGGCTGCTCACCGATGCCGAGCAGCTGCCCAGCGAGACCGATCTGGCGGCACAGTTCGGGGTCTCCCGGGTGACCGTCCGGGAGGCGCTGGTGGCGCTGCGGCAGCAGGACCTGGTGGAGACGCGCCGCGGTCGTGGCGGCGGCAGCTTCGTGCGCGCGCCCGCGGCGGCCGCCGACCGGTCCCTGCGGTCCCGGCTCTCCGAACTGAGCCTGCCCAACCTGCGCGACACGGCCGACCACTACGCGGCGGTCGCGGGGGCCGCCGCACGCCTGGCCGCCCAGCGCGCCGACGCCGACGACATCCTGCGCATCGAGGAGGTCGACGCCGACGTGGCCGGGCCGCTGCACCGGATGGAACGGGCCTACCACCTGGAGGTCGCGGCGGTGGCCCAGTCCGCACGCCTGGCCCGGGAGGAGATCCGGTTCGCCGGCGAGCTGGGCACGCTCCTCTGGTCCCCGATACTCCAGACCGCCGACAGCGCCTATGATCCGCACGCGGAACACCGGGCCATCACGGCGGCCGTCGCGGCCGGCGACGGCGACCTGGCCCGCAGACTCACCGAAGAACACATAGAGACGGCCGTCGAGCGGCTCGTTACGCTGCACTTGACGCTGGTCGAGCCGTAG
- a CDS encoding PDC sensor domain-containing protein, whose translation MGQTITNETTALAERVTALAESAFATADGLRRRAEDLFTGGRPTSADLAVLRPWVTEALGGLINGAGVITVPLADGRPGLEWWMGSPERRSQLALDLDPASDTFVDVGRQPWYSVPRATGRRHVTGPYVDYVCAEQYALTFTVPVTDHGTFAGIAGADVFVGDFERALRPALRAVGTPVALVNTHGRVVAGSTAHHLAGSLIRDAHIRTALLTALPAVLPDGVRLTPCGTLPLAVLTWP comes from the coding sequence GTGGGACAGACGATCACCAACGAGACGACAGCCCTGGCCGAACGCGTCACCGCCCTGGCCGAGTCCGCCTTCGCCACCGCCGACGGGCTGCGCCGCCGGGCCGAGGACCTGTTCACCGGCGGGCGGCCCACCTCGGCCGACCTGGCCGTGCTGCGCCCGTGGGTGACCGAGGCGCTGGGTGGACTGATCAACGGGGCCGGGGTGATCACCGTCCCGCTCGCCGACGGGCGGCCCGGCCTGGAGTGGTGGATGGGTTCCCCGGAGCGGCGTTCCCAGCTGGCCCTCGACCTGGACCCGGCCAGCGACACGTTCGTCGACGTGGGCCGTCAGCCGTGGTATTCGGTGCCCCGCGCCACCGGTCGCCGCCACGTGACCGGGCCGTACGTCGACTACGTCTGCGCCGAGCAGTACGCGCTCACCTTCACCGTCCCGGTCACCGACCACGGCACGTTCGCCGGGATCGCCGGGGCGGACGTGTTCGTCGGTGACTTCGAGCGCGCCCTGCGCCCGGCGCTGCGGGCCGTCGGCACACCGGTCGCGCTGGTCAACACGCACGGCCGGGTGGTCGCCGGCAGCACCGCCCACCACCTGGCGGGTTCCCTGATCCGGGACGCGCACATCCGTACCGCGCTGCTCACCGCGCTTCCGGCGGTGCTTCCCGACGGGGTCCGGCTCACGCCGTGCGGCACCCTGCCCCTGGCGGTCCTGACCTGGCCGTGA